Proteins found in one Schistocerca serialis cubense isolate TAMUIC-IGC-003099 chromosome 5, iqSchSeri2.2, whole genome shotgun sequence genomic segment:
- the LOC126480839 gene encoding phosphatidylinositol N-acetylglucosaminyltransferase subunit C — translation MTIKKSSTRSAWKKNLYENKGYPDNYTDASFLEELKKNVHSRGVSYGEAIRGGGLVARQLCIVVWFALIFVYVNNEWITPEKVFVCSSILTGIGYLLFRAVHTSVNYSTVFWGDLHTVLIFLSFGYVLSPILKTLTETISTDTIYAMTTIMSCVHLIFFDYGVPAAVVSSALSLNAAIFGSICLASRLPSPFHAFVLLTVAVELYALLPMLLSNVRGSLITVGSMVTVTVYFLFTVSSILTFLFICSVIFITAVCPLCFVKWQCHKDNIYGPWDEAVVSEIDM, via the coding sequence ATGACTATTAAGAAAAGTTCAACAAGATCTGCGTGGAAGAAGAATTTGTATGAAAACAAAGGCTATCCAGACAATTACACAGATGCATCGTTTCTGGAAGAATTGAAGAAAAATGTACATTCTCGAGGTGTGTCGTATGGAGAGGCGATCAGAGGGGGTGGACTAGTTGCACGCCAGTTATGCATCGTTGTATGGTTTGCTTTAATATTCGTGTACGTCAACAACGAATGGATTACACCGGAGAAAGTATTCGTGTGCAGCAGCATACTGACAGGAATAGGTTACCTGCTGTTCAGAGCAGTACATACGAGTGTAAATTATAGCACAGTATTTTGGGGAGATTTGCACACAGTTCTAATATTTCTTTCCTTTGGCTACGTGCTGTCCCCTATTCTGAAAACACTTACCGAGACAATTAGTACAGACACAATATATGCGATGACCACGATAATGAGTTGTGTTCACTTGATATTTTTCGATTATGGTGTGCCTGCAGCAGTTGTATCTAGCGCCTTGTCTCTGAATGCGGCCATATTTGGTTCAATATGCTTAGCGTCACGACTGCCTTCACCATTCCATGCCTTTGTGCTGTTAACAGTTGCAGTTGAATTATACGCACTCCTTCCAATGTTATTGTCAAATGTGAGAGGATCTCTGATCACTGTAGGTAGCATGGTCactgtaactgtttattttttatttactgtgtcatcaattttgactttcctgtttatCTGTTCTGTGATATTTATCACAGCAGTGTGTCCATTATGTTTTGTGAAATGGCAGTGCCACAAGGATAACATATATGGTCCATGGGATGAAGCTGTTGTAAGCGAGATTGACATGTGA